ATATTTATTTTTCCCCATGAATAATTGCGGATAAATTACCTCATCGCTGTATTTTGCCCCATCGTTTCGTTTTTGCAAATACTTTAATTCAATCAGTTCCTGTTCACAAGGATTAAGTGATTCCACTGCTTTAAATAATGTTTCCACCCATTCCCTTGCGCGAACAGATTGTAATGCAAAGCTTTCCGTCTTACTCTTGTTGAAGGTGCCGGAACCTTTTGGCATATCAGATATAGAAGAAACAACGCTTGGCACTTGGGTTTCTTTTGCCATTGCACTTATTTTAAAATACCGATTTAACCAATTTTTTTCTGCATGGTCAATAAAGAATTGTTGTTCATACTTTAGAATTTCTTCTATTTCTTTTTGAGTAAATATATTCTCAACTTCGGAAGTGAATCGCATTATGGAATCATCCTTTCTGGAATAGTAGGCTGTTTGTTTAATCCTGTTCCCTCTGGAGGATGGTATTTATCTAACGAACGTAATTTCCACTTTATACGTTGAAAATAAACAGATAGAAGCTCCTTTTTCCGACTGCTTCTAACGCTTTACTGAAATGCCTGTCATAATAACCCCATTCTTGCTGCATGTATTCTTGAGTAGTTTTATCATGCTGTCTCCTCCTCAGTTGTTTGTTATCGCAGCACATGACTTCATGATTATGATCTTGCATACGGTGGACTTCTGAATAATCGGAATGAATCACCAGTTTCTTTTTCGTACTTTTGTTGATAACTTGCATAATATTCCTCCAAAGTAATGCAAATCGTTCAAATAAGCCCTTCTCTACTTTATATTAATTTAAAATTAGACTATTTAGCTGTCACATGCTTAAATCAGCTTAAATTGACGATTTCACATACTGAACAAATGATGCTATACTAAAAAATATCTTATTGGAAATCAGAATGGTTGATATTTAGGCGTATCGTTGTTTTCTGTTTTCCGGTTCATTAAGATATTTTCTTGTTTTCGCTACCGTTGGTACATACTTGTCTCCAACGGAATTTTTTTGTTGCATCCATTGTCGCCATTTCCTGTCCGTTTCCATCTCACTGTCTTTCGGGTCAAACGCCATCACACTTTTCATTCCTAGAGACATTTAAAAATCCCTCCTTCTATAATCTGAACCATTCATCACAATCACTTCTGTATTTTCCATTATTCTTGAAAAATTCCGTTCGTTCACCCGTTTCTTTAGTTCTGGACTTTTTAAATTTGTCGTATAAATGGTTGCCTTTCCAGCACGATCATCGAGTATCTCAAACAGTTTGGAAGTAGACCATTCTGTTTGTTGTTCTGCCCCAATATCATCAAGAACCAATAAATCAACACGCTGAATAACACTTAGTAACTCCTCCTCTGTCGCACCTTCTTTGTTATAGGTTTGCTTAATTTTCGTTAGCAATTTTGGGAGCGATAGAAATAAACATTCATATCCCTGTTCCATTAACTTTTTAGTAATAGAAACAGAAAGGTGACTTTTTCCGGTTCCATAAATCCCTGTAAATAACATATTTTGCTTTCCATCAAATGTATCAATATACGTTGTTACAATTTGTTTTGCCTTCAATAATTCATTACTGGTAGGTTCATAGTTTTCTAATGTTGCTTGTTTTAGCGATTCATTTATTAACGAATAGTAATGGAAACTATTCATCAATTTTCTTTGTTTCCGTCGAGAACAAGCCTCTTTTGTTTGTTCAGCAAGTTCAATTTCCTCACAAATACATCCGTAATTGGCAATGACCTTTTCTCCTTTCCGAGGGCCGATAGGAATAATTAACTCTTTTTGTTCCACTTCTTGATTACACCCTTCACAAATAAAAGTATTAATCATCTTTTGCTCAGGACTTGCCATATGCTTATTAGCGCTTTCCATTAGGAAACCCTCCTTAGAACCCATAATTATACCCATCATCAGTAGAAATAGTGTTTTCATGTTTATTTGACTTGTAATGCTTCATCTCATTGTTTTCTATTTCTTCCAGCGTTAATAACGACTGGTTTTCCCAATTACGGAGTATCCCTTCAATGTAGTTCAGTCGTCTTTTATTATTTTTACACGCTATATTCAAAGCCTTTAAGATTATTTTTTCAGGATGTCTAAAAGGAGAATTCTCTAACCACGACAACAACTGCTTTTTAGCCTGAATATTATTCAATCCAAACCCATTATCATCCCAAAATTGAATTATTTCTGACGTATGTTGTTGTTCCTGTTCTTTATCTTCTTTCTTCTTTCTTCCCTCTTCCTCTTGTTCTTCTTCTATACCGTCACGTGACGTCACGCTAACATCACGTGATTTTTTTTCGAGTAATTTTTGCTTTTTCTTTCGTTTCCGATATCTTTTGTTGCGCTCTGCATTCAACTT
This Virgibacillus phasianinus DNA region includes the following protein-coding sequences:
- a CDS encoding ArpU family phage packaging/lysis transcriptional regulator, translating into MRFTSEVENIFTQKEIEEILKYEQQFFIDHAEKNWLNRYFKISAMAKETQVPSVVSSISDMPKGSGTFNKSKTESFALQSVRAREWVETLFKAVESLNPCEQELIELKYLQKRNDGAKYSDEVIYPQLFMGKNKYYRMKREALEILGRKLYGVITEGDCS
- a CDS encoding ATP-binding protein, with amino-acid sequence MESANKHMASPEQKMINTFICEGCNQEVEQKELIIPIGPRKGEKVIANYGCICEEIELAEQTKEACSRRKQRKLMNSFHYYSLINESLKQATLENYEPTSNELLKAKQIVTTYIDTFDGKQNMLFTGIYGTGKSHLSVSITKKLMEQGYECLFLSLPKLLTKIKQTYNKEGATEEELLSVIQRVDLLVLDDIGAEQQTEWSTSKLFEILDDRAGKATIYTTNLKSPELKKRVNERNFSRIMENTEVIVMNGSDYRRRDF
- a CDS encoding phage replisome organizer N-terminal domain-containing protein, yielding MRDLKWIKLDISMFEDEKIKLIEQMPESDTILIIWVKLLAQAGKTNANGYIYLNENIPYTEEMLATIFGRPVNTVRLALKTLREFGMIHIDEDSFIHISNWEKHQNVEGMDRARKLNAERNKRYRKRKKKQKLLEKKSRDVSVTSRDGIEEEQEEEGRKKKEDKEQEQQHTSEIIQFWDDNGFGLNNIQAKKQLLSWLENSPFRHPEKIILKALNIACKNNKRRLNYIEGILRNWENQSLLTLEEIENNEMKHYKSNKHENTISTDDGYNYGF